One Cyprinus carpio isolate SPL01 chromosome A16, ASM1834038v1, whole genome shotgun sequence genomic region harbors:
- the LOC109060537 gene encoding T-box transcription factor TBX20, producing the protein MEYTSSPKPQLSSRANAFSIAALMSSGKPKDKESEENTIKPLEQFVEKSSCHPNIGDLPSLETHGDFSSSGGGVPLCTEPLIPTSPGVPSEEMAKISCSLETKELWDKFHELGTEMIITKSGRRMFPTIRVSFSGVDPDAKYIVLMDIVPVDNKRYRYAYHRSSWLVAGKADPPLPARLYVHPDSPFTGEQLLKQMVSFEKVKLTNNELDQHGHIILNSMHKYQPRVHIIKKKDHTASLLNLKSEEFRTFVFTETVFTAVTAYQNQLITKLKIDSNPFAKGFRDSSRLTDIERESVESLIHKHSYARSPIRTYAGDEETLGEDGLSAHSRGSAFTASDNLSLSSWVTTTSGFSGFQHPQSLSAIGTSTASLASPLPHTIQGSLSPYSRLGMPLTPSALAGSMQGSGPTFPSFHMPRYHHYFQQGPYAAIQGLRHSSTVMTPFV; encoded by the exons ATGGAGTACACCTCTTCCCCAAAGCCTCAGCTTTCTTCAAGGGCGAATGCTTTCTCCATAGCCGCACTCATGTCAAGTGGGAAACCGAAAGACAAGGAGTCGGAGGAAAATACCATCAAGCCGCTAG AACAATTCGTAGAGAAGTCATCGTGCCATCCAAACATCGGCGACCTGCCTTCGCTGGAAACCCACGGCGACTTCAGCAGCAGCGGCGGCGGCGTTCCGTTATGCACGGAGCCGCTCATTCCTACGAGCCCCGGCGTGCCCAGCGAAGAGATGGCCAAGATCTCCTGCAGCCTCGAGACGAAAGAACTGTGGGACAAGTTCCACGAACTCGGCACGGAAATGATTATCACAAAATctggaag ACGAATGTTTCCGACAATTCGTGTGTCATTTTCCGGAGTGGATCCGGACGCCAAATATATCGTACTAATGGACATCGTTCCGGTGGACAATAAGAGATATCGATATGCCTACCATAGATCCTCATGGCTTGTGGCGGGAAAGGCAGATCCACCTTTACCTGCTAG GTTGTACGTGCATCCAGATTCGCCGTTTACAGGAGAACAGCTGTTGAAACAAATGGTTTCTTTCGAAAAAGTGAAGCTTACAAACAACGAACTGGACCAGCACGGACAC ATCATCCTGAACTCCATGCACAAGTACCAACCCCGAGTTCATATCATCAAGAAGAAAGATCACACAGCGTCTCTTCTTAATCTAAAGTCTGAGGAGTTTCGTACATTTGTCTTCACTGAGACAGTTTTCACTGCAGTCACTGCTTACCAAAACCAGCTG ATAACCAAACTGAAGATTGACAGCAACCCTTTTGCCAAAGGCTTCAGAGACTCCTCCAGACTCACAGATATTGAGAG GGAAAGTGTTGAGAGCTTGATCCACAAGCATTCTTACGCCCGGTCGCCCATTCGGACTTATGCTGGGGATGAGGAAACCTTGGGTGAAGATGGGCTCTCGGCACACAGTAGAG GTTCAGCATTCACCGCATCAGACAACCTCTCCCTCAGCTCCTGGGTCACCACCACGTCTGGCTTCTCCGGCTTTCAGCACCCTCAGTCTCTGTCTGCCATCGGAACCAGCACAGCGTCCCTGGCCAGTCCTCTTCCTCACACCATCCAGGGCTCTCTATCCCCTTACAGTCGACTGGGCATGCCTCTCACCCCATCCGCCCTGGCCGGCTCCATGCAGGGCAGCGGGCCGACCTTCCCCTCCTTCCACATGCCACGCTACCACCACTATTTCCAGCAGGGGCCCTACGCCGCCATCCAGGGACTGCGCCATTCTTCCACAGTCATGACCCCATTCGTATGA